In the genome of Ignisphaera sp., the window TTTCTTTGGGGATAAAGAGGTTAGACTAGCGTCGGCAAAAGCCAAGCTTGTTCTCGGAGGCTTTTTGCTTTACATCGGAAAAGAAGTTAAGTCGAGCAAAAAGATGTCAGTCATAAAACCAATAAGAATTGCTGTAATTTTATCGATGCTTGTAGGCATGGCTCTATTCTATATATTTTTTGTCCCAATATTTATTGGAATGATTAGAGACTTTATCATGTTTTCAGCAGGAGTCTCAAACAATCCTCCACAACCTGTTGCAGTTCCTGTCCCAATATTATTCACATTCACATCAATACTAAAATACCTAGTGGTATCTATAGCAATTGGGGCTGCATTCCACGAGCTTGCTCATGCAATTACTGCTCTGAGAGAAGGTGTCGATATTAGGAGCTGGGGAATTGGAATAGCCTTTTTAATACCGTTGGCTTTCGTTGAACTAGACGACGACTCCTTTAAGAGCGCATCGTCGTTGACAAAAGCGTTGATAGCCTCGGCAGGCCCGCTAGCAAATGCCATAATAGCTTTGATGGGCATAGCATTAATAGCATTATTGCCATTTACCGGCATCTCATTTTCTCAAGCTGTTACTGTTACATCAATTGATTGTAGTATATGTAGCAATGTGGTGTGTCCAGCAGAAAAAATTGGTCTTAGAGGAGGTGATATACTCTACTCTATTAATGGCTCATTAATAAGAAGTGTCGATGATGTTGGCAATGTTCTAAAGAGGCTTAAGGTCGGAGAGAATGTAACATTTACTATATGTAGAAATGGCATCTGCAAAAATGTTTCAGCGGTTATAGATACATATAACAAGAAGCTTGGCAATAATACACCATGTATAGGCGTGTCAATGGAGAATAACTTGGTGGTGCTGAAAGGTGGAGCTCCCTATAACAATCCAATGCTAGTTGATATTCTAAATTACATTAATTTTGTGGTAATGGTTAATCTAAGCCTCTATGTGTTCAATGCAATACCACTTTTCATTACAGATGGCTCTGTGTTTCTATCATCCATCATACCGAATACAACTATGCTAAGGATTGTTGTGGACAAGAGGCTTCTAGACATTGTAAATATCATTGTGATTGCCATTGCAGCTGGAATATCAACTTACATTCTGTTAAGTGGTTGATAATGATAGTGATTAGAAGGGCTGAGAGGAATGATATAGAAAGCATTTACGAATTAGAGAAAAAATGTTTTAAAGATCCATATCCAGAAATTGTTCTAAGAATGCTCTATGAGCTTTATCCAGAGCTGTTTTTTGTAGCTGAAGAGAACGATACAAAAACTATAGTAGGGTATGTATCAGGTATGATAAGAATTGATGGGTTTGGTCACATAGTCTCGATATGCGTTGACCAGAGATATAGGGGGAGAGGTATTGGAAGGAAATTGATGGAAACAATAGAGAATGCTATGCGTACATTATTCAGCGTATGCAGATATCGGCTAGAGGTTAGGGTCAGCAACACAAATGCAATAAATCTTTATAAATCTCTTGGATATAGAATAGAAGCAATCTTGAAGAAGTATTATCTTGATGGCGAGGATGGTTATCTAATGATAAAAAACTCTTGCTAGGAAACGGACATTTGACATAATCATCTCTATAAAGCTACGGTCATCTACACAAAACTTAAAATATGTTTTCGGTAATCTTTGATTTAAGGCGATATATATATGGTTTTTACACTGAGATATGCCTCAACAACACTGCATTTCGGGGTTAATGCGTTAGAAAATGCAAAAGATTTTATATCTAAACATGAGAAAGTTGTTATAGCAGCTGGAAAAACATCAGCGAGAGTCAGCGGAGCTCTGGGGGATGTTGAAAAGATTTTGAAGGAATTTGGGACAAACTATGTGATCTACGACAATATATCTGCAAATCCGTGGGCGAGCCAGGTGGAGGAACTAGCGAAGATGATATGGAACGAGGGTGCAGATCTCGTTATAGCAATTGGCGGAGGCAGCCCTATCGATGCAGCAAAGATGGCATCTGTAATAGCGTTGAGTGGTGGAAGTGTTAAGGAGTATGCGGAAGGTGTTAGAAAGCCCAAGAGAAGTGTTCCACTTCTTGCGATAAACCTTACTCACGGTACTGGAACAGAAATTGATAGATATGCTGTGATCACTCTTGACGATACTAAGGAGAAACATGGGCTAAGCCCCAAGTACCCAGAGGTTTCTATAGACGATCCTCGATATACACTCACACTTGATAAGAGACAAACAATGTACACAGCGCTAGATGCATTTTACCATGTTTACGAATCTGCAACCTCAAAAGTTAGGAGCCTGCTCATAGAAACTCTTGCAAAAGAGGCTACAATGCTAATATCAGAAAATCTTCCAAAGCTTGTTAACGATTTAAGAAATATTGAGTTGAGAGAGAAGCTGTTGTATGCCTCAATGATAGCTGGAATAGCGATAGACTCTGGATCAACACATATAATACATGCAATCGAACATGCTCTCAGCGGTTTACAGCCAAAATTAGCACATGCTTGCGGCCTTGCATTACTTGGGCCTAGATCAGCTTTCTACACACATAAAGCGGTTCCAGAGTACTCTGCTATCATACTGAAAATCCTAGATCCAACAATAAAGCCGATAGCTGAAGATGCTGAAAAGGCTCAAAAAGCTATCGAGAGATTCCAGCAAGGGATAGGATTCAATGAGAGGCTAAGTGACTACGGTTTTACAGAGAGAGATATAGAGAAGATAATTGAATATACATTAACAAGACTCAACTATATGCATAACAACTCTCCATTTCCGCTAACAGCCGATATAATAAAAGACATAATGAAATCAGCCCTATAACTATTTTTAACTCAAACACTGTTTTATTTTCTTAGAAAAATCAGCTAAACATATTAATCTAATAGTGTTTTTAATCAGAGGATGATTCAATAGATGTGTTGATATATGCCCAAGGAGGCTATGCTTTATAGGGTTATTGATTCCTCAAAAAAGATTGTAGAGTGCACAGCTTGTCCAAGAAGATGCAAGTTGAGGGATGGCCAGTATGGATTTTGTGGCATTAGATGGAATTTTGATGGAAAGCTTTACCTGGCATCTCATGGCCTTGCTATAGCTGTTGCTATCGACCCTATAGAGAAAAAACCACTTTACCATTTCAATCCAGGTTCAATGGTGTTCTCCCTATCCACAACAGGGTGTAGCTGGGCTTGCAGTTTTTGTCAAAACTGGGATATTAGTCAGAGAAGAGTTATAGCTGGTTGGAGGCTTCCACCAGAGCTTGCAGTTGAGCTGGCCCTTAGCTATGGTGCCCAGGGTATTACCTATACATACAATGAACCTGTAGTCTTCATAGAGTACGCCTATGACATAGGAATCTTGGCTAAGAAGCAAGGACTGTTTAACACTATGGTGACAAATGGTTATATGACTGATAATACTATAGACCTAGTCTCAAGGTTTATTGATGCTACAACAGTCGATTTAAAGGGTAATGGCGATAAAGAATTTGCAAGAAAGTTTAGCCTCGTTCCTGATATAGAGTCTGTTTTCAATGCTATGGCTGAGCTAAAGAGAAAGGGAGTATTCATAGAGGTCACAGATCTTGTTGTACCAAAATATGGAGACAATATTGAAATGGCTAAAAAATTGGCTAGATGGATTGTAGAGAACCTTGGCCCTGAAACCCCTGTACATTTCCTCAGGTTCCATCCAGATTACAAGCTTTTGGACGTGCCATCCACACCTCTTACAACACTCGAGAGACACGCTCAAGTAGCAAAAGATGAGGGTCTGAAATATATTTATCTAGGCAATGTGCCAGGGCACAAACTGGAAAGCACTTATTGTCCAAATTGTGGAAGGATGTTGATAAGAAGATTTGGTTTCGATATTTTAGAGGTTAATCTGACACAGGATATGAGGTGTCCATTTTGTGGATATAAAATCAATGTAACTGGGAAGGTGCATCCAACCTATAAACTGGATAGATTTGTTTATATACCACTTGAAAACTTTACAGAGTTTGTACATGTCAAACATGATCAGGTTAGAAAGTTTGTGCTAGAGAATGCATCAAAATAAGGTACATGGTTGAAAGGGGAAAGTAGTGCATATGATTGGCCAAGAAGAGCTATCCATACCTTTTGTAGATTCTCATATACATTTGCATGAATATGATAAAGATGTTGAAGATCTTTGTAAAGACAGCTACGTATTCCTGGCCGTTTCAGATGATATGGGAAGCAGTGTGAAAACCATAGAGGTTGCAAGAAGATGCCAAAATGTTGTTCCAGCTATAGGTTACCATCCATGGAATATAAAAAATTTTGCAAACGTTGATATGGAGTTCTTTGAGGATATAGCAAAGAAAAACAATGTTAGATTCTTTGGCGAAATAGGTTTAGACAAAAGATTTGTTTTCAACACATTTGATATACAATATCAGTTATTCATAAGATTTGTTGATATTGCTCAAAGAAATAACATGGGTTTGTCTATCCATGCACCAGATGCATGGAGAGAGGCCCTAGAGGTTGTAAAGAAAAGCAATATAAAGGTGGCTATATTCCACTGGTATACAGGTCCAATAGAGCTTCTAAAGGAGATTGTTGATAATGGTTATTACATAGGAATTAATGTAGCAGCAAAGATACAGAAGAAACATCTAGATATAATAAGAAATGTACCATTAGAGAATATTGTGACGGAGTCTGATGGACCATATAGATACAGAGGACTGCTACTAGGGCCTAACATGATACCTGAGCTTATCTCTATTATTGCTAGTATTAAGAATATTGATGCAGAGATTGTCAAGGAGGTTATATGGAAAAATTTTCGTAGAATTTTAAGAGAGGTAGGAATACCAATATGATAGTTTTTTTAAAGTTTACAAGAATTCAAAATTAATGCAAGCTTCGTTCGTCACTAATTGCTATAAAGATATTTAAATTTATGGCTACTAATACAACATATTGTGGGTGTTCAAATATAAAAGCCCTTCATGATTATGCACAAAGAATATTGTCTCTCTCCTTACCATCGAATTATCCTGAGGTAGATATTGTTAGATTGGTAAACTACAGAACTTTTGAAAATTGTATAAAGAATGAGATTAGATGTGCAATAATATCTCTAATGGCGCGAGGCATTACTACGGCAGCTGAAATAGCCTCTTCGCTTGGTATTTCAAGAACAGCGATATACAGACATTTAAATACTCTCAAAAGAAATGGCCTAATTGTATATAGAGATGGCCGTTTTTATGTTGCTGCACGATTATTTTTAGTTTATGATGTCGACATTGATGAGAAAGGGTCTATTAGAATGATAATATTTCCTAATA includes:
- a CDS encoding site-2 protease family protein — its product is MEAILYIMLAWIIIFTILPIFFGDKEVRLASAKAKLVLGGFLLYIGKEVKSSKKMSVIKPIRIAVILSMLVGMALFYIFFVPIFIGMIRDFIMFSAGVSNNPPQPVAVPVPILFTFTSILKYLVVSIAIGAAFHELAHAITALREGVDIRSWGIGIAFLIPLAFVELDDDSFKSASSLTKALIASAGPLANAIIALMGIALIALLPFTGISFSQAVTVTSIDCSICSNVVCPAEKIGLRGGDILYSINGSLIRSVDDVGNVLKRLKVGENVTFTICRNGICKNVSAVIDTYNKKLGNNTPCIGVSMENNLVVLKGGAPYNNPMLVDILNYINFVVMVNLSLYVFNAIPLFITDGSVFLSSIIPNTTMLRIVVDKRLLDIVNIIVIAIAAGISTYILLSG
- the rimI gene encoding ribosomal protein S18-alanine N-acetyltransferase; protein product: MIVIRRAERNDIESIYELEKKCFKDPYPEIVLRMLYELYPELFFVAEENDTKTIVGYVSGMIRIDGFGHIVSICVDQRYRGRGIGRKLMETIENAMRTLFSVCRYRLEVRVSNTNAINLYKSLGYRIEAILKKYYLDGEDGYLMIKNSC
- a CDS encoding iron-containing alcohol dehydrogenase encodes the protein MVFTLRYASTTLHFGVNALENAKDFISKHEKVVIAAGKTSARVSGALGDVEKILKEFGTNYVIYDNISANPWASQVEELAKMIWNEGADLVIAIGGGSPIDAAKMASVIALSGGSVKEYAEGVRKPKRSVPLLAINLTHGTGTEIDRYAVITLDDTKEKHGLSPKYPEVSIDDPRYTLTLDKRQTMYTALDAFYHVYESATSKVRSLLIETLAKEATMLISENLPKLVNDLRNIELREKLLYASMIAGIAIDSGSTHIIHAIEHALSGLQPKLAHACGLALLGPRSAFYTHKAVPEYSAIILKILDPTIKPIAEDAEKAQKAIERFQQGIGFNERLSDYGFTERDIEKIIEYTLTRLNYMHNNSPFPLTADIIKDIMKSAL
- the amrS gene encoding AmmeMemoRadiSam system radical SAM enzyme encodes the protein MPKEAMLYRVIDSSKKIVECTACPRRCKLRDGQYGFCGIRWNFDGKLYLASHGLAIAVAIDPIEKKPLYHFNPGSMVFSLSTTGCSWACSFCQNWDISQRRVIAGWRLPPELAVELALSYGAQGITYTYNEPVVFIEYAYDIGILAKKQGLFNTMVTNGYMTDNTIDLVSRFIDATTVDLKGNGDKEFARKFSLVPDIESVFNAMAELKRKGVFIEVTDLVVPKYGDNIEMAKKLARWIVENLGPETPVHFLRFHPDYKLLDVPSTPLTTLERHAQVAKDEGLKYIYLGNVPGHKLESTYCPNCGRMLIRRFGFDILEVNLTQDMRCPFCGYKINVTGKVHPTYKLDRFVYIPLENFTEFVHVKHDQVRKFVLENASK
- a CDS encoding TatD family hydrolase, giving the protein MIGQEELSIPFVDSHIHLHEYDKDVEDLCKDSYVFLAVSDDMGSSVKTIEVARRCQNVVPAIGYHPWNIKNFANVDMEFFEDIAKKNNVRFFGEIGLDKRFVFNTFDIQYQLFIRFVDIAQRNNMGLSIHAPDAWREALEVVKKSNIKVAIFHWYTGPIELLKEIVDNGYYIGINVAAKIQKKHLDIIRNVPLENIVTESDGPYRYRGLLLGPNMIPELISIIASIKNIDAEIVKEVIWKNFRRILREVGIPI
- a CDS encoding winged helix-turn-helix domain-containing protein translates to MSLSLPSNYPEVDIVRLVNYRTFENCIKNEIRCAIISLMARGITTAAEIASSLGISRTAIYRHLNTLKRNGLIVYRDGRFYVAARLFLVYDVDIDEKGSIRMIIFPNKGGFVDETIGFAFVKGEYCRCDVCIAREKCLTAVKNLAKKLDVKIRSENPLDGFREVVEEITRRDLVKILREGFLIVKLPEEIGEEVSEE